CGTGCCCGCTGCCAGCGCGGGGCAGACACAAATATACTCAACGACCAAGACTGGACGAAACGTACATGCCGAAAAAAGCCACATTTCCAACACGATGATATCTTGTTTCtcgattttgtgtgtgtgtgttcgttCTCGGCGGCTCGCCGAGGGCGGGCTCCGGCCGGGGCTGCGGGGCCGCTcccgccgccgctccccgccGGCCGCCACCGCCGTGTCCCCtcagccagcccctgctgccctcagaggATGGCGCAGGAGGAGCAGCATTGCTCGTCCCCGTTGGGCTGCGAGGCGTAGTTCATTTGCCTGACGATCTCCGCGAAGAGCTCGTCCACCGAGGCTTTGTTTTTGGCCGAGGTCTCCATGAAGGGGCAGCTCCACTCCTCGGCCAGGGCTTTGCCCTCCCCGAAGGAGACCTCCCGCTCGCCCTCCAGGTCCACCTTGTTGCCCACCAGGATCATGGGCACCCTCTCGTACCTCTTCACCCGGATGATCTGGTCCCGCATGGGCTTGATGTCCTGGAAGCTCTGCTGGTTCACCAGGCTGTAGACCAGGATGAAGCCTTGGCCGTTCTTGATGTAGAGGTCTCGCATGGAGGCGAACTGCTCGGTGCCCGCCGTGTCCAGGATCTCCAGCACCGACGGCGAGGAGTCCACCTCGATCTCCTTGCGGTAGAAGTCCTCGATGGTGGGGTCATACTTCTCGATGAAGGAGCCCGTCACGAACTGCACGGTGAGGGCGGACTTGCCCACGCCGCCcgagcccagcaccaccaccttgTACTCCCGCATGGCTCCCGGCGCGCCGCCTCCCTCAGCTCCCGCTCGGGGCTGCCGCTTCCCTCCCGCCCTCACGGCGGGCGGAGAGAGGCAGgcgaaggagggaagaagggagggaggggaaggagggagaaggaggggcgcGCACGCCCCGCCGGGCGCTCACTGGCGCCGTGCGGGGCCCTCCGGGGCGGGGAAGGAGCGGCCGCGCTACGCGGAACCGCGCCGCGCCCCGCGGGCAGACGCCGAGCCCCGAGCGGCGCCTGCGCAGAGCCGCcggcagggaggaggaagaggaagaggaggaggaggaaaaagaggaggctgaggaaggctCCAGGCGCGGCCCGTGCCCCGCGGCGGCACATGTGGCCCTGCGGCCCGCCCCGGCCCAGCGTCCCCAGTCGGCCGCCGCCGTCCGCCCACGTTGGCTTGGGGCGGGCAGCAGCGCTCCGCTCCGCCCCGCGCGTCAGGCCCCTGCGCTGCCGCCCGGCGGGAGCGGGGTTCATTCGGACCGCGGGAATGTGCCGTTCGCCACCATCCGTAGGCAGCGGCGAGTTCTCTCAGGAGCGGCTTCGGGGCGCACCGGGTCCcgtccgccgccgccgccctcgGTGAGCGGGTGGAGGCCCCGGCGGGGCTCCCTCAGGGGCGGGAAGAGCCGCGCTGCCACGCACCTACCGGCAGCCCCAGGTGCCCCTGCCCCCTTATCGGCGCCGGGCACAGCCGGTTATCCGCCCACCGCGGGCCCTGGCGCCCTATCGGCCTTGGCCAGGGGCACCAGTGACACCGTTCTCCTAGGAGGGGCTGCCCGCAGCGGCCTCTCGCCCCTTGCAGGAGGGACATGAGGGAGTGGAGgagtccctgagcagccctctCGGCCCCTCCACCCTCAtccctgctggctctgcactgctcactgcctgcCGGGACAAACCGCCCCGGACAGGAGAGAGGGCTGGGACTGGCCAGGCCATGTTCGCTCTACCCCGGGCTGGCAGGAGGCcatggcagctgctgaggaacCCCCTCCAGGACATCGCAGCTTCTGTGTTGTGCCCGTCGGGCCTGGCTGGGCTCTCAGGCCGAAGAGATGTGGCAGGTGCCAGCTGTTGATGCCATTTGCACTGTGTTCCTCTGAGCAGCGGTTTGGCCTCCCCGGGGTTTGGTTCGTGAGGCTTGGCTGCTTGCCGCTGCTTGTGGAAGCCACTCCTTGGACTTGCTATCAATCAGACATTCAAGGACATGTCACTCGTCATTTTGGCACCTtccaggcttggctttgctCTCCTACCCAGTTCTTGACTCTCCTCAGTATTTATTCAAGTCGTTGTGGCATGTAGGACCTTTCTGCCTGCTTGTTTAGCAGCCAAACACAGTGCCTGGGGAAGAGGCTGTGTGGTGGGCGAACGGGAAGGGTTTGAAGTGAGTTTTGTGAGCAGCACTCTGCTCCTGAGCAGTTTTCACACAGACAAAATTCTGCTGAAAGTCTCACGGTGTGAGTACAGGAGAATCCCTGCTGGGGAGTCTTggtgcccttccctgccctcacTTGTACACCACCAGTTCATAACAtcagcatgaggcagcagtgcccaggtgggcagcagagccaatggcatcctgggctggctgaggagcagtgtgggcagcaggacaagggaggttcttgtgcccctgtgcccagcactgctcaggccacccctggagtgttgtgtccagatctgggctccccaattcaagaagatgttgagagaagggcagcaaggctggggagggtcctggagcacagccctgtgaggagaggctgagggagctgggggggtgcagcctgcagcagaggaggctcagggcagagctcattgctgcctgcagctgcctgcagggaggctgtagccaggtggggttgggctctgctgccaggcaaggagggacagaagaaggggacacagcctgaagctgtgccaaggcaggttgaggctggatgttgttaggaagttgttgtcagagagagtgattggcattggaatgggctgcccagggaggtggtggagtctctgtgcctcgaagtgttgcagccaaggctggctggggcacttagtgccatggtctggttggttgggcagggctgggtgctaggttgggctggatgatcttggagctctcttccaacctgcctgattctttgAGTCTCTAACATGGTGTGAGCAGGCCCTCCAGCAGCTGTTGAGGCTGTGATGAGAGCAGGCACTTCTGCTGTAGCTTCTCCTCAGGAGCCCCTGTGGCCAAACACAAAGAGTTGATGTGAGTCGCTCCTCATTTACAGCACGACTGATGGATCCGAGAATGTCTGCGtttagcagtgctgctgagcaaaCCTTGAGGGAAGTCCTGTTCTGGGAATGCTGCAGACACTCATTTCACTTCCTGATAGCTGAGATGTTAGAATCCACTGAAGTGCTACTGGCTTTGCTGcttcctcatccagtctaaaccagtTCAAGATTCAGAGTGCTTTGGGGAGGAACTGCTGCTCTCTCACCCCCATCGTGTTAAGTCTGTGACACTGATTGGAGCAGTACACCTTAAGCTAAAGGGAGAACAATTACTGAGGGCAACCAAGATAAAATAATCTTTGTTTCTGTACTGGTCAAAGTACAGAGCTGCAGTGAGTgtttcccagcactgacccaaTTCAGTGTTCACTCCTTTGGAatgtagcagctctgctctgaggacaggctgtaagagttggggctctgcagcctggagaagagaaggcttccagaagaccttggagtagccttccagtatctgcagggggctccaggaaggctggggagggactattgacaaggtcttgtaatgacaggaggagaaggaatgggtttaagctggcagaggggagactgaaagtggatgttaggaagtgagggtggtaagacactggcacaggttgcccagggaggttgtggagcacagaagcacccaatgtgatctttgatctttgatcacattctgtgcttctgtgctccacaacctccctggaggtgttccaggccaggttggatgaggccttgagcaacctgttttagcaggaggtgtccctgcctatggcaggaggttggaactggatgatccttgagttccctcccaacctaaaccattcaatgttTCTCTACGAAAAGGAGCAGATGTCTTGGTCTGAATTAATTTGGAATTCAGTGTCACACAAAGCAGTCTTTACTTTGCATTCACCAGCAGGATGATTTACGTTGCTTGGAGCTCCTTTGCTGGAGattgaggaaggaggaaggagaagatggTTTGAGCACAAAAGTAGAGGTATTTGTTCAAGTATTTGTGAGTTTTACTAACTGCTTTAAAACCAATGGCAGTTTTAAGTTGGTGTGTGGATATTTGACCAATAAAACCTCCTCTGCCTTTAACAGTAGCTACGAGTGGGCCTGGTTTATTTGTTCACAACAGTGTCTGATGCTGGCACTGACATTCAGTCTCTCTTGCTCTGAAGCAAtgactttccttttccttctttaattTGGCTTGCTCCTGTTGAGTAGTGGTGTTCAGCACTGTGCTAGGGAGAGACTCAGTCCTCAGCCCAAACAAAAGCTGGCAAGCTGTAACCCTAAAGTCAGCAAGGTTTTGCACATAGGATGTATAACTCACTTTAAGAGCAACAGTGgaagcagctggctgctgctgaaaaccTGTCAGCAGTGGGTTCTGTCCTCCTGGCTTCTACTAAGTCCTTCACCTCCTGGCTTCTACTCAGTCCTTCACAccatcccagcagggtggggttggaagggacctctggagatcatcaagtccagccctctgctaaagcagggcacccacagcagcttgcccagcagcacagtgtggggttggaagctctccacacaaagactccacaacctctctgggcagcctgctccaagtctccagcactctcacaccaaacaagtttatCCTGTTCAGATGGcacctcctgagttccagtttgtgcccttgccccttgtgctgtccctgggcaccactaacaagagtctggccccagcctcttgccctccacccttcagctcttgctgagcattactCAGATCCCCTGGGGGCTGTTCTTCTCCGGGCTcaccagccccaaggctctcagcctttcctcctcccagagccccttcagcatcttcttaACCCTTCATTTCTCCAGTAACCCTAAATCCAGGTCAGAAGGTGATGAAATACATCACTCTAATAACCTACTCTGCTGTCATGTGCTGcccccaggggggctgtgcaaAGAGCTGGGGGCTTTTGTGTCTGGGCATGGTGGTGGTTTCAGAAGTGCACTTGTTTTCCTGCACTCTTAATTACAGAAGATTCACAtttaagagagaaaagagcTTTCACAATTGTTCATCAAAGCCAGCCTGGCATGCCAGCAGTGTTTGACTCTAATAATTAACTGGTCTGTGCCATGAGTTACTCTTGTTAGCTCCCTGTGCGAGTGTGCGTCTGGAACCAGGCTGCCTTCAGGGCTGCTTATCTCCAGCCAGTGCCATTAGGTATTCTTCTTCTAGAAGCAAAATGTCTGCACAAAGTTGTTAAGTGAGATAGTCAGGGCAATTCCATGGGCAGACCAGTTTCATTGTAAGTGAAACTGTTCCATCTGCTCAACACCCAGATAACCAGAAAGCAAGCGATAAGACAGAGTGACTCAGGCCAAAGGTACTGCAGGGCGCTGCCACTGGAGCAGGGTTGCAGTGGGGTGAGCTGGCTTCTCCCCTgactcagccagctgagctGTCTCACTCCTTACCACCTACTTCCTGAGCAGGAACTGGGTTGTGCAGAGTCATCCTTTTCTTGCTGGCCTCTGCTAGAGATCAgtgaactgttagagtgagtccagaccaggccatgaagatgctcagagggctgcagc
The sequence above is a segment of the Pogoniulus pusillus isolate bPogPus1 chromosome 26, bPogPus1.pri, whole genome shotgun sequence genome. Coding sequences within it:
- the RAP2B gene encoding ras-related protein Rap-2b, with product MREYKVVVLGSGGVGKSALTVQFVTGSFIEKYDPTIEDFYRKEIEVDSSPSVLEILDTAGTEQFASMRDLYIKNGQGFILVYSLVNQQSFQDIKPMRDQIIRVKRYERVPMILVGNKVDLEGEREVSFGEGKALAEEWSCPFMETSAKNKASVDELFAEIVRQMNYASQPNGDEQCCSSCAIL